Proteins encoded within one genomic window of Salipaludibacillus agaradhaerens:
- a CDS encoding ABC transporter permease gives MFKWWTTLALELKLIFKNPFYLVLPVLFAGWMFWLLSMPRDYGPLDLLTHTQDFHKLAHTMTLGVAFLLGTLLVRRDLQLTSFEWMKTFPKSLAGTIIAKYTAGMLYLSTFTVAMAVVYISVGVFQREETFNQFALYLFNDIIQYELSYAVTLSLAMFLTAIIPHRIIYLIGFCTWMFGTFFMDIFIISRGGLFPLKTFHLNQFFLDSLLLTEVWGLHFLWKEIWFSRLFVLGFTIMLLIGVITLLKGHVSKRQKNGWRMASSVSILLAFLAFMPYGFVWADHLAQVGVAKSEAYELEELEQDYQLIDVLSYQIDMHRRLDDTIEASAFVEVNADSFSDEETLYFRLNPLLNLDALTWDNDQLDYEQEGSLITIPLDNGMVNSDRVTLQFSYSGPLTMWGHRSGREKYFSFLDGENIFLPSAIAWYPLAGDQPLFIKMDNVTTSEEYDFEGSRHRGRADYHLSLTGFQETIFATAPEVETDRGQQVFSKENGTEVSLYGGNLTNYGRVGEMEAVGPPSMDKRYEPILAKFDTVNSYLNENFPTETHIGKMVFFLPGEYMRGYLYNGVEVNDDVYTMNSYYNNYPELDGWYVSDLTQSIIHHHFYGDYNMNWRFGWSSLEGLVPEFAYMVLLLDHYKMTEAELVEELSMLGIYEFLMSDDDDYDESIPEEYVQEEIYIKEQGRKVMNALKEGRIDEVKRFLNNLYEKEIEPRSEQGLPSPEISHDVWEEIWEEVMVDAE, from the coding sequence ATGTTTAAGTGGTGGACGACGTTAGCTCTAGAGTTGAAATTAATTTTTAAAAACCCTTTTTATTTAGTATTGCCTGTCTTATTTGCAGGTTGGATGTTTTGGTTGTTATCTATGCCTCGTGATTATGGGCCGCTTGACTTACTGACTCATACACAGGATTTTCACAAGCTTGCTCACACGATGACGCTCGGTGTTGCTTTTCTTTTAGGAACTCTATTAGTTAGACGGGATTTACAACTGACATCCTTTGAGTGGATGAAGACATTTCCGAAATCTCTCGCAGGAACCATAATAGCAAAATACACAGCAGGTATGCTGTATTTATCAACTTTTACGGTTGCTATGGCCGTTGTGTATATAAGCGTCGGAGTGTTTCAGCGTGAAGAAACATTTAATCAATTTGCACTTTACTTATTCAACGATATCATTCAATATGAGTTATCCTATGCCGTGACATTAAGTTTAGCCATGTTTTTAACAGCTATTATACCGCATCGTATTATTTATTTAATCGGCTTTTGCACATGGATGTTCGGCACCTTTTTTATGGATATATTTATAATTAGTCGCGGGGGGCTTTTTCCCTTAAAAACATTCCATTTAAATCAATTCTTTTTAGATTCACTCTTGTTAACGGAAGTGTGGGGGCTTCATTTCCTTTGGAAAGAAATATGGTTTTCGCGATTGTTTGTATTAGGTTTTACAATAATGTTGCTAATAGGTGTGATCACACTCTTAAAGGGACATGTATCTAAACGACAAAAAAATGGCTGGCGGATGGCAAGCAGTGTGTCTATTCTTTTAGCATTTCTCGCCTTCATGCCTTATGGATTCGTGTGGGCTGATCATTTAGCGCAAGTAGGTGTTGCCAAGTCAGAGGCTTATGAACTGGAAGAGTTGGAACAAGATTACCAGCTCATAGACGTTTTGTCTTATCAAATCGATATGCATCGTCGGCTTGATGATACCATTGAAGCGAGTGCTTTTGTAGAAGTTAATGCAGATTCGTTTTCAGACGAAGAAACGCTTTATTTCAGGTTAAATCCACTCTTAAATTTAGATGCGCTCACATGGGATAACGATCAGTTAGACTATGAGCAAGAGGGAAGTTTAATTACTATTCCATTAGATAATGGCATGGTTAATAGCGATAGGGTCACGTTACAATTTAGTTATTCTGGCCCTCTGACGATGTGGGGACATAGAAGCGGTAGAGAAAAGTATTTCAGTTTTTTAGATGGAGAAAATATATTCTTACCATCCGCAATTGCCTGGTATCCCCTCGCTGGAGATCAACCGTTATTTATAAAGATGGACAATGTGACAACATCTGAGGAGTACGATTTTGAAGGATCTCGGCACAGAGGTCGGGCTGATTATCATCTTTCATTGACCGGTTTTCAAGAGACTATTTTTGCGACGGCTCCCGAGGTGGAAACTGACAGAGGACAACAAGTTTTCTCTAAAGAAAACGGGACAGAAGTGTCGTTATACGGCGGGAATCTCACGAACTACGGGCGAGTTGGTGAAATGGAGGCGGTAGGCCCCCCATCAATGGATAAACGATATGAACCAATTTTAGCCAAATTCGATACTGTTAATAGCTATTTGAACGAGAATTTCCCGACAGAAACCCATATAGGAAAGATGGTTTTCTTCCTGCCAGGAGAATATATGAGAGGATACTTATATAATGGGGTGGAGGTTAATGATGATGTCTATACGATGAACAGCTATTATAACAATTACCCAGAGCTAGACGGCTGGTATGTGAGCGATTTAACTCAAAGCATTATTCATCATCATTTTTATGGTGACTACAACATGAATTGGCGATTTGGGTGGTCAAGTTTAGAAGGATTAGTGCCTGAATTTGCTTATATGGTTTTACTTCTCGACCATTATAAGATGACTGAAGCGGAATTGGTCGAAGAGTTGAGTATGCTAGGTATTTATGAATTTTTGATGAGTGATGACGATGATTATGACGAGAGTATACCGGAAGAATATGTTCAAGAGGAAATCTATATAAAAGAACAAGGAAGAAAAGTAATGAACGCTCTTAAAGAGGGACGAATAGACGAAGTAAAACGATTCCTTAATAATCTTTACGAAAAAGAAATTGAGCCACGTTCTGAACAGGGACTCCCTTCCCCAGAAATATCTCATGATGTATGGGAAGAGATTTGGGAGGAGGTGATGGTCGATGCTGAGTAA
- a CDS encoding ABC transporter ATP-binding protein, whose translation MITIENLTKRYRKATVLNDLSLTIEKGLFGLLGPNGAGKTTLMRMIATLLPLTSGNVVIDGVSLKENPHAIRGKIGYLPQYFNIYPQLKGREFLNYVAVMKGINDKQERMTEVSSLLKAVNLENVADRKLKTYSGGMKQRIGIAQALIGNPEVLIVDEPTAGLDPEERVRFRNLLSDISTERAVILSTHIVADIESSCDQLAVLNKGQLMMTGNVTDLIDFAEGKMWEVTVHEREKHLFKEEQIVATRRAGSDLFFKILSEEKPSEYATPTNPTLEDGYMALIGGQGHV comes from the coding sequence ATGATTACAATTGAGAATCTAACTAAACGTTACCGTAAAGCAACGGTGTTAAATGACCTATCACTAACGATTGAAAAGGGGCTATTTGGTCTTCTCGGGCCTAATGGTGCAGGGAAGACAACATTAATGCGCATGATTGCGACGTTACTTCCCTTAACATCTGGAAACGTCGTGATCGATGGTGTTTCTTTAAAGGAAAATCCCCATGCTATTAGGGGGAAAATCGGTTACTTACCGCAGTATTTTAATATCTATCCTCAACTGAAAGGGCGGGAGTTTCTGAACTATGTAGCGGTGATGAAAGGAATAAACGATAAACAGGAGAGAATGACTGAAGTAAGCTCCCTCTTGAAAGCCGTTAATTTAGAAAATGTAGCGGATAGAAAATTGAAAACATATTCCGGCGGCATGAAACAGCGCATCGGTATCGCACAAGCATTAATCGGTAATCCGGAAGTGCTTATCGTGGATGAGCCAACAGCAGGTCTTGATCCAGAGGAGCGAGTGCGATTTCGAAATCTTCTCTCAGATATTAGTACAGAACGAGCTGTTATTCTGTCCACACATATCGTAGCTGATATTGAAAGCAGTTGCGATCAATTGGCTGTCTTAAATAAAGGTCAGCTCATGATGACTGGAAATGTAACGGATCTTATCGATTTTGCAGAAGGGAAAATGTGGGAAGTGACGGTCCATGAACGAGAAAAGCATTTGTTTAAAGAGGAACAAATCGTTGCTACAAGACGTGCTGGGAGCGATTTGTTTTTCAAAATCTTAAGCGAAGAGAAGCCATCTGAATATGCCACGCCAACAAATCCAACGTTAGAAGATGGGTATATGGCTCTAATCGGAGGGCAAGGGCATGTTTAA
- a CDS encoding CsbD family protein, with amino-acid sequence MNQEQLKGKWQQLTGETKKKWAKLTDDDLKQVDGSKDKLIGKIQERYGKSKEEAEKEVNNWKTEN; translated from the coding sequence ATGAATCAAGAACAGCTAAAAGGGAAATGGCAACAGCTTACTGGTGAAACCAAGAAAAAGTGGGCAAAGCTCACTGACGATGATTTAAAGCAAGTAGACGGTAGCAAAGATAAACTCATTGGGAAAATTCAGGAACGTTATGGAAAGTCAAAAGAAGAAGCAGAAAAAGAAGTGAACAATTGGAAAACAGAAAATTAA
- a CDS encoding CoA-disulfide reductase has product MTKKIVIVGGVAGGATAAARLRRLDERSHIVLVERGEHISFANCGLPYYIGGTIKDREKLLVQTVEGMSKRFRLDIRNLSEVTRINRDEKTVTIHNLSNDDVYTESYDELILSPGAKPIVPPFEGLADAHNIFTLRNIPDMDKIKQWIDNQKPQKATVIGGGFIGLEMAENLHAQGLTVTIVEKSNQVMAPLDPEMAAIVHEHIRTKASLILNNGVKHFSEKGQIITLENGEELTSDITILAIGVRPENELAVQARLLTGERGGIIVNDYLQTDDPHIYAIGDAIEVVDFNHQTPTMVPLAWPANRQGRLVADAIYGHKRPYTGTLGTAIAKVFDLTVAVTGNNEKTLSSLDIPYRFVHLHPVSHAGYYPGGSPISMKMTFDPNTGVIYGVQGVGRDGVDKRIDVIATAIKGGLTVYDLPDLELAYAPPYSSAKDPVNMLGYVASHIVDGELEVVSAYDIDSIVAEGGFLIDVRHPQEIKLGGIPGAVNIPLDELRDRLDTLPKDKPIYVTCQVGLRGYLATRILNENGFSSINISGGYKTYRFIKNENIQDDSDKKSNISIQSRENVPVHDTFIDAVGLACPGPIVKLHKAINDLSSEQTVNITVSDPGFTNDVTAWCKNTGNELVSLNEHKDKRTFSAVIKKK; this is encoded by the coding sequence ATGACGAAAAAAATCGTGATTGTAGGAGGCGTTGCAGGTGGAGCTACTGCTGCTGCAAGGCTTCGACGACTAGATGAACGTTCTCACATCGTATTAGTTGAAAGAGGAGAACATATTTCGTTCGCTAACTGTGGATTACCTTATTATATTGGCGGGACCATTAAAGACCGAGAAAAATTACTCGTACAAACAGTAGAAGGGATGTCCAAGCGGTTTAGGCTAGATATTCGTAATTTATCAGAAGTGACTCGGATTAATCGGGATGAGAAAACAGTTACCATTCACAATTTATCAAATGATGACGTGTATACGGAATCTTATGACGAGCTCATTCTCTCACCTGGAGCTAAACCAATCGTACCACCTTTCGAGGGATTAGCTGATGCTCATAATATCTTTACATTACGCAATATTCCGGACATGGATAAGATTAAACAGTGGATTGATAATCAGAAGCCCCAAAAAGCCACTGTGATTGGCGGTGGCTTCATCGGTTTGGAAATGGCAGAAAACCTTCACGCGCAAGGGCTTACAGTTACAATTGTAGAAAAATCTAATCAAGTGATGGCACCGCTTGATCCCGAAATGGCTGCTATTGTTCACGAACACATTAGAACAAAAGCATCACTTATTTTAAATAATGGCGTTAAACACTTTTCAGAAAAAGGTCAGATTATCACACTTGAAAATGGCGAGGAGCTAACAAGTGATATCACCATTTTAGCTATTGGTGTTCGCCCTGAAAACGAGTTAGCGGTCCAAGCTAGACTATTAACTGGTGAAAGGGGAGGGATTATAGTGAATGACTATTTGCAAACTGACGACCCTCATATTTACGCAATAGGGGATGCCATCGAAGTCGTCGATTTTAATCACCAAACACCGACGATGGTTCCCCTTGCTTGGCCAGCTAATCGTCAAGGACGCCTTGTTGCCGATGCTATTTATGGTCATAAAAGACCGTATACTGGTACACTCGGGACTGCCATTGCAAAAGTATTTGACCTTACGGTTGCTGTTACAGGAAACAACGAAAAAACGCTATCATCATTAGATATCCCTTATCGATTCGTTCACCTTCATCCAGTATCACATGCTGGTTATTATCCAGGAGGATCACCGATCTCAATGAAAATGACCTTCGATCCAAACACTGGTGTTATTTATGGGGTCCAAGGTGTTGGAAGAGATGGCGTTGACAAGCGCATCGATGTGATCGCCACGGCTATTAAAGGTGGGTTAACCGTTTATGACTTACCTGATTTGGAATTGGCTTATGCACCCCCTTACTCGTCAGCAAAAGATCCTGTCAATATGCTCGGATACGTAGCTTCACATATCGTTGATGGCGAACTAGAGGTGGTCTCCGCCTATGACATTGACTCAATTGTCGCTGAGGGCGGTTTCCTCATTGATGTGAGACATCCACAGGAAATTAAACTAGGCGGTATTCCAGGTGCTGTCAACATTCCGTTAGATGAGCTGCGTGACCGTCTAGATACATTACCAAAGGACAAACCGATCTATGTAACATGTCAAGTAGGTTTACGCGGCTACCTTGCCACGCGTATCTTAAATGAAAATGGCTTCTCTAGCATCAATATAAGTGGTGGCTATAAAACGTATCGCTTTATCAAAAATGAAAATATTCAAGATGATAGCGATAAAAAAAGCAACATCTCGATTCAATCACGAGAGAATGTACCGGTTCATGATACTTTCATTGACGCTGTAGGGCTTGCTTGCCCAGGACCGATTGTGAAGCTCCATAAAGCGATTAACGACCTCTCGTCTGAGCAAACGGTAAACATAACTGTCTCTGATCCTGGATTTACAAACGACGTTACCGCATGGTGTAAAAATACCGGAAATGAGTTAGTGTCACTAAATGAGCACAAAGATAAGCGAACTTTTTCCGCTGTGATTAAAAAGAAGTAA
- the cydC gene encoding thiol reductant ABC exporter subunit CydC, whose protein sequence is MKDTAIMFKFMVSEKKDIFLSVLFGFLAGMGGVLLFANSGYLISRAALLPPFYVLTVTIALLKLFSVTRAISRYAERYYSHRATFTILSNLRVHFYEKIEPLAPRIFHKYRSGDLLSRIVGDVESLQNYFLRVFYPPLIMIVVFLATVTLTLFFSVHVAFTLMAGMILTGLIVPLVFASMQTKIENNVREKRGSVSTEATEFLYGFKDLKIHRKLAAQERELNEASATYIKEQEHQSDRALISQSVNQALTMLVSWAVLIVGVYLVSEGILEGVFLAMLVMISLTVFENVSPMAAFPYHFEDNRRAASRLNLIIHEEDMERVEEHEVETLNHKETWGISMDNVTFTYPEEEREALKEVSINIPPGSKTAIVGPSGSGKSTLLQLILKIYQAEKGDVYLNGKDITRLEKESIWKGTNTLLQDHHLFYGTVRDNLQLAKDDLSDTDMFNALKNVGLDTFSLEDRVLEKGGNLSGGERQRFAIARALLKGSKLWLLDEPTSSVDAVTERLIYDNLLAQAKEDTVLLVSHRLAGLEKMDQIIVMNEAQVVEAGTYDELIEKQGYFYGMKEIENTLFSA, encoded by the coding sequence ATGAAGGATACAGCGATCATGTTTAAATTTATGGTCAGTGAAAAGAAAGATATATTTCTTTCCGTTCTGTTTGGCTTTCTCGCTGGTATGGGTGGTGTTTTACTATTCGCTAACAGTGGTTATCTCATTTCCAGAGCTGCCCTGCTACCGCCTTTCTATGTCCTAACCGTGACGATCGCGTTGCTCAAACTGTTCAGTGTTACTCGGGCGATCAGCCGGTATGCAGAACGCTATTACTCTCATCGCGCGACGTTTACGATACTAAGCAACTTACGTGTTCATTTTTATGAAAAAATTGAACCACTTGCTCCGAGAATTTTTCATAAGTATCGGAGTGGTGATTTACTGTCTCGTATTGTAGGTGATGTGGAAAGTTTACAAAATTATTTTCTAAGAGTATTCTATCCGCCGCTCATTATGATTGTCGTCTTCTTAGCAACGGTGACATTGACCCTTTTCTTTTCTGTTCACGTGGCGTTTACGTTAATGGCAGGGATGATCTTAACCGGTTTAATCGTACCGTTAGTATTCGCTTCTATGCAGACGAAAATCGAAAATAATGTGAGAGAAAAACGTGGCAGTGTCTCAACTGAAGCGACTGAATTTTTATATGGCTTTAAAGATTTAAAAATTCATAGAAAACTGGCGGCTCAGGAAAGAGAACTTAATGAGGCTTCAGCGACTTATATTAAAGAGCAGGAACATCAAAGTGATCGAGCATTAATCAGTCAATCTGTGAATCAGGCGTTGACGATGCTTGTCTCTTGGGCGGTTCTTATTGTGGGAGTTTATTTAGTATCTGAGGGAATATTGGAAGGGGTTTTCCTAGCGATGTTAGTGATGATTTCATTAACAGTATTTGAAAATGTCTCTCCTATGGCGGCATTTCCTTACCACTTTGAAGATAACCGACGGGCGGCGAGTCGATTAAACCTGATCATTCATGAAGAAGATATGGAGAGGGTGGAAGAGCACGAGGTAGAGACACTGAATCATAAAGAAACGTGGGGTATTTCAATGGATAACGTGACCTTCACTTATCCAGAAGAAGAAAGAGAAGCCTTAAAAGAGGTGTCTATTAACATACCACCAGGGTCAAAGACAGCTATTGTGGGCCCGAGTGGTTCAGGTAAATCTACCTTATTACAGCTTATTTTAAAGATCTATCAGGCTGAAAAGGGTGACGTCTATCTCAATGGAAAAGACATTACACGTTTAGAAAAAGAAAGTATTTGGAAAGGAACTAATACGTTATTGCAGGATCACCACTTATTTTACGGTACGGTTCGAGATAACTTACAACTTGCTAAAGATGACTTATCAGATACAGATATGTTTAACGCCTTAAAAAACGTAGGATTAGACACATTTTCACTTGAGGATCGCGTGCTTGAGAAAGGGGGAAACCTGTCTGGAGGTGAAAGGCAGCGTTTTGCCATTGCGAGAGCATTACTAAAAGGAAGTAAACTTTGGTTGCTCGATGAACCGACATCGTCAGTAGACGCTGTTACAGAACGGCTCATTTATGATAATTTATTAGCTCAAGCCAAAGAAGATACCGTCCTACTGGTGAGCCATCGACTGGCAGGGTTAGAGAAGATGGATCAGATTATCGTGATGAATGAAGCACAGGTTGTAGAAGCAGGAACATATGATGAGTTGATAGAAAAGCAAGGTTATTTTTACGGTATGAAAGAAATTGAAAACACGTTGTTTTCTGCTTGA
- the cydD gene encoding thiol reductant ABC exporter subunit CydD, translating into MADLKKMAKSKRRHTLVLMVGSLIIGASIIAQAYLIVAIVDHIFLNNGSFQDVIPQFGLLALALIMRALFSYVNGRTGIHMAASVKKQLRQVLLKKYSRNPLQASLKGQSGEKVSVLMDSVDEVDSYFSHYYPIRIQATIIPLMMLIAIFSYNWVSGLILLITAPFIPITMAIVGKNTQQKSEEQMEKLSIFSGRFLDLLQGLATLKFFGRAKEKKEDLRQSSLDYREATMKVLKIAFLSSLMLEFISMLSTALVALEVGLRLVVYQQLSFFTAFFVLILVPEFFASLKELGSAFHTGRGSVAAAKRVQEELEEDELPVGWGKETFKNPSMPPTIELQNLSFSYGGERTALDNVSTVIPPMSHVAIIGPSGAGKSTLLNILSGLIRPESGNVLLDHKSMATYSEEAWFTQISYISQNPYIFSGTIKDNIILGVSENVSDLEVRMAAEKAGISHMIERLEKGYDTAVGEGGRGLSGGEKQRVALARAFLKKPTIILFDEPTVGLDLKTEQILQQSMKELGQKATVITVAHRLHTIKEADSILLLSHGQVKASGTHEQLLRESVDYQNMVMTQQGGRAE; encoded by the coding sequence ATGGCAGATTTAAAAAAAATGGCCAAATCAAAGCGTCGACACACATTAGTGCTAATGGTAGGATCCCTTATTATCGGCGCCTCAATTATTGCTCAAGCTTACCTTATTGTGGCCATTGTTGACCATATATTTCTTAATAATGGGTCCTTTCAAGATGTTATACCACAATTTGGTTTATTGGCCCTTGCACTTATTATGAGGGCGCTCTTTAGTTATGTGAATGGGCGAACTGGTATTCATATGGCGGCCTCTGTAAAAAAACAGTTAAGGCAAGTGTTATTAAAGAAATATTCGAGAAATCCATTACAAGCCTCTTTAAAAGGACAGTCAGGTGAAAAAGTCAGTGTCCTCATGGATTCTGTGGATGAAGTAGACAGTTATTTCAGTCATTATTACCCCATTAGAATTCAAGCGACGATTATTCCGTTAATGATGCTTATAGCGATATTTTCATACAATTGGGTTTCAGGTCTTATTCTCCTTATTACGGCACCTTTTATTCCTATTACGATGGCGATCGTTGGGAAAAATACGCAACAGAAATCAGAAGAACAAATGGAGAAACTGTCCATTTTCTCTGGGCGCTTTCTAGACCTTCTGCAAGGGTTGGCCACGTTGAAATTTTTTGGACGTGCAAAAGAAAAAAAAGAAGATTTGCGGCAAAGTAGTTTAGATTACCGAGAAGCGACAATGAAAGTGCTTAAGATTGCTTTTTTATCGTCGTTGATGCTGGAATTCATTTCAATGCTCAGCACGGCTCTAGTGGCGTTAGAAGTGGGTCTTCGATTAGTGGTGTATCAGCAATTATCATTTTTCACAGCCTTTTTCGTCCTTATTCTCGTTCCTGAATTTTTTGCTTCCTTAAAAGAGTTGGGCTCTGCCTTTCATACAGGACGAGGAAGTGTTGCTGCTGCAAAACGAGTGCAGGAGGAGCTTGAAGAAGACGAATTACCAGTAGGTTGGGGGAAGGAGACGTTTAAAAACCCCTCAATGCCACCGACAATTGAGTTACAAAATTTAAGCTTCTCATACGGGGGAGAACGGACCGCCTTAGATAATGTCAGCACCGTTATCCCACCAATGAGCCATGTAGCCATTATCGGGCCGAGTGGGGCTGGGAAGTCCACACTGTTAAACATTCTTTCTGGGTTAATTCGTCCTGAAAGTGGAAACGTATTGTTGGATCATAAATCAATGGCTACATACAGCGAAGAGGCTTGGTTTACTCAGATAAGCTATATTTCACAAAATCCTTATATTTTCTCCGGTACGATAAAAGATAATATTATTCTCGGTGTATCAGAGAATGTCTCCGATTTAGAGGTGAGAATGGCTGCAGAAAAAGCTGGTATCTCTCACATGATTGAGCGTCTTGAAAAAGGGTATGATACTGCAGTTGGTGAAGGTGGTCGAGGACTGTCTGGTGGGGAAAAACAGCGCGTTGCATTAGCACGAGCCTTTCTTAAGAAGCCTACGATTATTTTATTTGATGAGCCGACCGTAGGCCTTGATTTGAAAACCGAACAAATCTTACAACAAAGTATGAAAGAACTCGGACAGAAAGCAACTGTTATTACAGTGGCGCACAGGCTTCATACGATAAAAGAAGCCGATTCAATTTTATTACTGAGTCATGGTCAGGTGAAAGCATCAGGGACTCATGAACAGCTGTTAAGAGAGTCTGTAGATTATCAAAACATGGTGATGACACAGCAAGGGGGAAGAGCGGAATGA
- a CDS encoding holin, translated as METVLVLASLISPLVVAIIELVKKTTSFPKQFFPILSVIIGLLIGGVTYPLSELDLALRLWAGGIAGLAATGLFELGHCQVKLIKKQQSPQRSPE; from the coding sequence ATGGAAACAGTTCTTGTCTTAGCCTCACTTATTTCCCCCCTTGTCGTTGCTATTATAGAACTCGTTAAAAAAACGACGTCCTTTCCAAAGCAATTCTTTCCGATTCTCTCAGTTATTATCGGTCTTCTAATAGGAGGAGTCACTTATCCATTGTCAGAATTAGACCTGGCTTTAAGATTATGGGCTGGAGGGATTGCTGGACTTGCAGCCACTGGGTTATTTGAATTAGGTCATTGTCAGGTTAAGCTCATAAAGAAACAGCAATCACCACAGCGGTCGCCAGAATAG
- a CDS encoding N-acetylmuramoyl-L-alanine amidase, with protein MVRIFIDPGHGGSDSGATGNGLVEKEIVLDIAMRLRELLNMYQGVQINMSREDDSFVSLSERADMANSWNADFFVSIHTNASGGEGFESYIWNGEVPDQTIRYQQVIHEAIINEIDVVDRGMLSANYAVLRETTMSALLTENLFVDNESDAEKLRDDAFLDRIAQGHATGIVNALNIEENGSDGSDGDQPTNDTIASVQATLNERYGLAIAVDNIFGPETKGALLRGFQTELNVQFNRNIQVDGIWGPETRQAVVNVGRGARGNITWILQAMLYGSGVSPGPVDGIFGPLTENAVRTYQHRLRLRVDGIAGRQTFTALFR; from the coding sequence ATGGTAAGGATATTTATCGATCCCGGTCATGGTGGTTCTGACAGTGGAGCAACAGGGAATGGCTTAGTAGAAAAGGAAATTGTGCTTGATATTGCGATGAGGTTAAGAGAATTACTGAACATGTATCAAGGTGTTCAAATTAATATGAGTCGAGAGGATGACAGCTTCGTTTCACTATCAGAAAGGGCCGATATGGCGAATAGCTGGAATGCTGACTTTTTTGTTTCTATTCATACCAATGCAAGTGGTGGTGAAGGATTTGAATCGTACATTTGGAACGGTGAGGTGCCTGATCAAACGATAAGGTATCAACAGGTTATTCACGAAGCTATTATCAATGAAATTGATGTAGTTGACAGAGGTATGTTAAGCGCTAACTATGCAGTACTGAGAGAAACAACAATGTCGGCTCTTTTAACGGAAAACTTGTTTGTTGATAATGAAAGTGATGCCGAGAAATTGCGAGATGATGCCTTTTTAGACCGTATTGCACAAGGTCATGCAACCGGGATTGTGAACGCATTAAATATAGAAGAAAACGGATCAGATGGATCTGATGGTGATCAACCGACAAATGACACGATTGCGTCAGTGCAAGCGACATTAAATGAGCGTTACGGTTTAGCCATTGCCGTAGATAATATTTTCGGTCCAGAGACAAAAGGGGCACTATTACGAGGCTTCCAAACGGAGTTAAATGTTCAGTTTAATAGAAATATTCAGGTGGATGGCATTTGGGGACCTGAAACACGTCAAGCAGTTGTCAATGTTGGTCGAGGAGCGAGAGGTAATATAACGTGGATTTTGCAAGCAATGTTATACGGTTCAGGTGTTTCTCCAGGTCCAGTGGATGGTATTTTTGGCCCGCTTACGGAAAATGCAGTGAGGACGTACCAACACAGACTTAGACTACGTGTCGACGGCATTGCGGGGCGGCAAACCTTTACAGCGTTATTTAGATAA
- a CDS encoding anti-repressor SinI family protein codes for MEKKLHSTLDREWERLIREARQRGLTPHDVRCFLAEKQREKNVYDIKQVSGGNS; via the coding sequence ATGGAAAAGAAGTTACACTCTACCTTGGATAGAGAATGGGAGAGGCTAATAAGAGAAGCACGTCAAAGAGGATTAACACCTCATGATGTCCGTTGTTTTTTAGCAGAGAAACAGCGAGAAAAAAATGTATATGATATTAAACAAGTGAGTGGTGGTAACTCGTAA